A genomic window from Henningerozyma blattae CBS 6284 chromosome 3, complete genome includes:
- the JEM1 gene encoding Jem1p (similar to Saccharomyces cerevisiae JEM1 (YJL073W); ancestral locus Anc_1.297) has product MLLAHFYYCKWWFFLLQLLMVGIPIRGTFAMETSSTSSHSIPGCNWDELESLGKQLQISAKSLSQFDKLINKVNSCSIENDNEQDITRSRRKKYLLNQLYYKSALIHLSQGHDKRALDALESTVDNQEKHGDINDTYGHLAYNRLQKLYRQLGLWEMIIDDVDPHIQSFKILNATLFNEIEKKYHDKDENFINSYLNQQTYDKYIDLISQLLKIAPYDHTILKLKVNIQLNYLLSQGENINNLRLANSIINSVKLILDKHGWRLDLDTRLFYSYQISVIQTFILNIEPTQLRSCLALDNQYEPCKRLAFFHSKLLKINPARSLINSKDEFLKMQRSSSNNKYTSSKKEKDWQRVLTFYVSDKDPFFEIQDPQYIFTNNYDLIQALTDQFINSILKLSNTNQLLFTVNISTDFIIFIDTLICQSIFEINYNSKLNSKEKKKLTKLNLNHYSTKYCSKAIKNFLDDELKFQELTDYNNILTQAVLPEDIMDRLLDNYPQLCFYFIQTVLKKNKIINKNNKLKSRELYSKVDKYFKDRELYKSQNKVVSKLSEIILDINNKYNQEQTNRRQQQQQQQQQQQQRQHFFNQQQRAQPPPPANADMANKDYYKILGVKKNSQLKEIRKSYLSLTKKYHPDKQGQLSEEEQERNHKKMEQINEAYECLSDESKRKEYDLSRGSDNRAPNFGNQRQQQRYQNNMFREQNRFGRNFHFNFNFGR; this is encoded by the coding sequence ATGTTATTGGCTCATTTCTACTATTGTAAATGGTGGTTTTTCctattacaattattgaTGGTAGGAATTCCTATTAGGGGTACTTTTGCCATGGAAACTTCTTCTACTTCGAGCCACTCTATTCCTGGTTGTAATTGGGATGAATTAGAAAGCTTAGGTAAACAGTTACAAATTTCTGCTAAATCTTTATCTCAATTTGATAAGTTGATTAATAAGGTCAATTCATGTTCTATAGAAAATGACAATGAACAAGATATTACACGTAGTAGAAGGAAGAAATACTTATTGAATCAATTATATTACAAATCAGCATTGATCCATCTGTCTCAAGGCCATGATAAAAGAGCACTTGATGCCTTAGAATCTACTGTAGATAATCAAGAAAAGCACGgtgatattaatgatacATATGGTCATTTGGCATACAATAGATTACAGAAATTATACCGTCAATTAGGGTTATGGGAAATGATCATTGATGATGTTGATCCACATATACAAagctttaaaattttaaatgcCACTCTATTCAATgagattgaaaaaaagtatCACGATAAggatgaaaattttataaattcatatttaaatcaacaAACTTATGACAAATATATCGATTTAATAAGTCAGCTATTAAAGATTGCACCTTATGATCATactattttaaaacttAAAGTTAATATCCAATTGAATTACCTTTTGAGTCAAggagaaaatataaataatcttCGATTAGctaattctattattaattctgTTAAGTTAATACTGGATAAACATGGCTGGAGGTTAGACCTAGACACTAGATTATTTTATAGTTATCAAATTTCAGTAATTCAAACTTTTATCTTAAACATTGAACCAACTCAATTAAGAAGTTGTTTAGCATTAGATAACCAATATGAACCATGTAAAAGGCTTGCATTTTTCCattctaaattattgaagattAATCCAGCACgtagtttaataaattccAAAGATGAGTTTTTAAAGATGCAGCgttcatcatcaaataataaatatacttcatcaaaaaaggaaaaagatTGGCAAAGAGTGTTGACATTTTATGTTAGTGATAAGGAtccattttttgaaattcaagATCCCCAATATATCtttacaaataattatgaTTTAATCCAGGCCTTGACGgatcaatttattaattcgattttaaaattatcaaataccaatcaattattatttactgTCAATATATCCACcgattttattattttcatagATACTTTAATTTGTCAATCAATCTTTGAAATCAATTATAactcaaaattaaattcaaaagagaaaaaaaaattaacaaaacttaatttaaatcattattctACAAAATATTGCTCGAAAGCAATTAAAAACTTTCTTGATGATGAGTTAAAATTCCAAGAATTGACAGactataataatattttgacaCAGGCTGTATTGCCAGAAGATATAATGGATCgtttattagataattatCCTCAAttatgtttttattttattcagACAGttttaaagaagaataaaattattaataaaaataataaattaaaatcaagGGAATTATATTCGAAGGtggataaatattttaaggATAGGGAACTGTATAAATCACAAAATAAAGTCGTTAGTAAGCTTTCAGAAATAATCttagatattaataataaatacaatCAAGAGCAAACCAACAGGCgtcaacaacaacaacagcagcagcagcagcagcagcagcgACAACATTTCTTCAATCAACAACAACGAGCCCAACCACCTCCTCCAGCAAATGCCGATATGGCAAATAAGGATTATTATAAGATTCTTggagttaaaaaaaattcacaattaaaagaaattagaaAGTCCTATTTAAGTTTaactaaaaaatatcatccAGATAAGCAAGGTCAATTAtctgaagaagaacaagAGCGTAATCATAAAAAGATGGAGCAGATTAATGAAGCGTATGAATGTTTAAGTGATGAgtcaaaaagaaaagaatatgACCTTTCGAGAGGTAGTGATAATAGGGCTCCAAATTTTGGAAATCAAAGACAACAACAACGTTATCAAAATAACATGTTCAGAGAACAAAATCGATTCGGCCGTAATTTTcactttaattttaattttggaaGGTAA
- the TBLA0C02730 gene encoding uncharacterized protein (similar to Saccharomyces cerevisiae YBR287W; ancestral locus Anc_1.296), which translates to MEQFSFLTIAYLVFQSVLQVIIISFAGFWSAYSGLLPKSAQKVVSKLNVDLFTPCLIFSKLARSLSVAKAIEISIIPLFFILTTFISYFSGSIVAKFLRLNKNESNFIIGNSIFGNSNSLPVSLTVSLAYTLPDLTWDQIQDDTRDNVASRGLLYLLIFQQFGQMLRWSWGYNTLLRWTDGINPNRHPSILSQSQLEEQNLPTSTSRGSRKSNFISTIQRVEDPQESLSVEYYGEEEPQDLPQNPVQLSSDQQVIQESKWQKFISRLRQQLNPPLYSMIISVFVASVTPIQRELFIEDGFINNTLAEAVDQLGSVSIPLILIVLGSNLYPSPPKGENDITDDNYVIRRSQNHNKLVFGSIVGRMILPSIFLLPIITLLVKYINTSILDDPIFLVVGFLLTVSPPAIQLTQITQLNEFFEAEMATILFWGYVVLSLPVSIVVVSGAISVLQWANPQH; encoded by the coding sequence ATGGAAcagttttcttttttgacGATCGCGTATTTGGTATTTCAATCTGTATTGCAAGTTATTATAATCTCATTTGCAGGTTTCTGGAGTGCTTATTCTGGGCTACTTCCAAAGAGTGCTCAAAAAGTAGTCTCAAAATTAAACGTAGATCTATTTACTCCATGTCTGATCTTCAGCAAATTGGCAAGATCGTTGTCTGTTGCCAAAGCTATTGAAATATCCATCATTCCTTTATTCTTCATTTTAACAACatttatttcatatttttcagGAAGTATAGTTGCTAAGTTTTTGagattaaataaaaatgaatcaaattttattattggtaatTCAATCTTTGGTAATAGTAACTCATTGCCTGTTTCTTTAACCGTTTCATTAGCCTATACATTACCTGATTTAACTTGGGATCAAATCCAAGATGATACAAGAGATAATGTTGCTTCAAGAggtttattatatttattaattttccAACAATTTGGTCAAATGTTACGTTGGAGTTGGGGCTATAATACTTTATTAAGATGGACTGATGGTATTAATCCAAATAGACATCCATCCATTTTATCACAATCTCAATTAGAAGAACAAAATTTGCCAACTTCTACTTCAAGAGGAAGTAGGAAATCTAACTTTATTTCCACAATTCAAAGAGTAGAAGATCCACAGGAATCATTATCTGTGGAATATTACGGTGAAGAAGAACCACAAGATTTACCACAGAATCCTGTTCAATTATCATCTGATCAACAAGTTATTCAAGAATCTAAGTGGCAAAAATTTATCAGTAGATTACGTCAACAATTGAATCCTCCTTTATACTCAATGATTATATCTGTATTTGTTGCATCTGTGACGCCGATACAAagagaattatttatagaagatggatttattaataatactcTTGCTGAGGCTGTCGATCAATTAGGTTCAGTGTCGATCcctttaatattaattgttttgGGATCAAATCTTTACCCATCTCCTCCCAAAGGAGAAAATGATATCACTGACGATAATTATGTTATAAGACGTTCACAGaatcataataaattaGTTTTTGGTTCTATTGTTGGTAGAATGATCTTaccttcaatttttttattaccaaTCATTACATTAttagtaaaatatattaatacaaGTATTTTAGATGATCCAATTTTCTTAGTAGTTGGATTTTTATTGACAGTTTCTCCACCTGCTATTCAATTAACACAAATTACgcaattaaatgaattttttgaagCTGAAATGGcaactattttattttgggGGTACGTTGTTTTAAGTTTACCTGTTAGTATTGTTGTAGTGTCAGGAGCAATCTCTGTTTTACAATGGGCAAATCCTCAGcattga